Part of the Microbacterium sp. Clip185 genome is shown below.
CGGGCGCGGTCGCGGTGTCAGGACCGCTGGGGATGGGGATAAACACAAGAACTTTCAGGACTCGCGGATGCTACACGCGAGAAGGATCAAAGGCACCTGAGGTGCGGTTGCTTCAGTGGAGAAGAACATCGCTCTTCCATGAGCCGATTTCTTTTACTCACCTGCTGCCCCGGATGCGGGGTATCACCACTCTACCATCTACCCCGGCTCCGCGCACCGACAGGCGATGCACCGGCTACATACAGCTCACGGCATGTGGGCGCGGTTAGCGTGGGCAACAGGCTTCGGCACTCGTCGGAGACACGCACCGACGGCCGAGGACGGCCGCCACACAGGACGGGCATCTCTCATCTCCGCCACGCTTGCATCCCCCCACGCAACACTCGGACCGATCCGCAAGACCTACGCTCGAAAAGAAGACTTCCCCCCGATCACGCGCGCCTACAGCCAGGTCTCGGAGGTGGTACGCGAGACGGGGCTCCTTCGACGCGCGCCCTGGTTCTACGCCGTCGTCGGAGCAGCCCTCGCGCTCGCGTTCGGCGGCGCCGTCACCGGCTTCATCCTCCTCGGCGACAGCTGGTTCCAGCTGTTGATCGCAGCCGCACTGGGGTTGATCTTCACCCAGGTGGCTTTCCTCGGCCACGAAGCAGCTCACCGTCAGATCCTCGCGACAGGCCCCGCCAACGACAGGCTCGCCCGTGTCCTCATCGGCATCGTCGGCACCAGCTACTCGTGGTGGGACTCCAAGCACAGCCGCCACCATGCGAACCCGAACCGGGTCGGCAAGGACCCGGACATCGAGCTCGACACGATCTCGTTCCTCGACGAGGATGCGGCCTCGGCCCGCGGTCTGCGGCGCCTCATCACACGCAAGCAGGGATGGTTCTTCTTCCCGCTGCTGACACTCGAAGGTCTGAACCTGCACTTCTTGAGCGTGAAGCACCTGCTCTCGCGTGGACCGATCAAGGGCCGGGGCATCGAACTCGCCCTGATCGGTGCACGCTTCGCTGTCATCTTCGCCGCCGTCTTCCTCGTGTTGCCACTGGGTATGGCGTTCGCCTTCCTGGGTGTCATGTTCGCCGTCTTCGGCGTGTACATGGGTGCGTCGTTCGCTCCGAACCACAAAGGCATGCCCATCATCGACCCGGACGCGAAGCTGGACTTCTTTTCCAAGCAGGTGCGCACCTCGCGCAACATCCGCGGCGGATGGTGGGCCACGGCCCTCATGGGCGGGCTCAACTACCAGGTCGAGCACCACCTCTTCCCGAGCATGGCGCGCCCGCACCTGGCGAAGACCCGCGAGATCGTGCGGGACTTCTGCAGCGCCAACGACGTGCCCTACACGGAGACCTCGCTCGTGCGGTCGTACGCGATCGTGATCGAGTACCTCAACCGGGTGGGCCTTGCGGCCGGCGACCCCTTCGACTGCCCCGTGACAGCGCAATACCGCCGGGTCTGAATGATGTCGGAGGGGCGTGTCAGACTCATATCGGGTCGGACACCACTCACCGATCCTTAAGGTCCCACGCCGAGTGCCCCGGCGCCATAGGCCGCACGTGAGTGCGGCGAGCGGATGGTCGGCAGGCGATGGCAGTTTCCGGGTTCGTCGGATTCAGCGACGCGCATCAGGCGCGCCTCGCAGAGATCGCTCGCGCAGCGCGCGAGGCGGATGCGGCGCTGGCTGCGACACAGGCGCGCATGAGCCGCGTGCTCGCCGCGGCGGAGGACCTCGCCCGTGATGTCGCCTCCAGTGCGAGTGGGGCTGCGCGTGGTCGCGAGATGGCTCAGCGGTCGATAGCAGCGGAGATCGGGGCAGTCCTGCGACTGTCGGATCGCACCGTACAGCGGCGTATGGGTGCCGCTGCAGAGCTCGCCGACGACTATCCCGCGACGCTCGCGGCGTGGGAGGCGGGCCGCATCCACGCGGGTCACGTACGAACGATCACCGACGCGGGGGCCGCGCTGCCGAGTGAGCGCCGCTCCGCCTTCGACGTGCGTGCGCTCGGAGTCTGCGAGAGCGAGACGCCAGGCAGAGCGCGACGGGTCCTGACGATGGTCGCCGAGCGGTTGCATCCCCGCTCGCTCACAGATCGCTATGTCGATGCCCGCGAGATGCGGGGCGTTTCCGTCGCACCGCTCGGCAACGGCATGAGCCACCTCGGCATCGACGCGCCCACCGTGCTGGTCGACGGCGCGTACGATCGTGCGACGCGAATGGCGCGCACCCTGATCGATCTGCGTGCCCAGGCGATCGCACGGGTGCGTGATGCACGCGCGACCGGCACCCCGATCGAACCCACCGACGAGATCCTGGCATCCGACGACCGCACCATGGAGCAGCTGCGCGCGGACATCATGGCCGACCTGCTCCTGACGGGTGACCCCGCGGTGGGCGCGGCGCTCCCGGGCGACGGCCCCGGCACGCTCGGTGCCATTCGCGCGCATGTCCAGGTGGTGGTGCCGGTGCTCACCCTGCTGACCGGCGACGGCGCGGCGGAGATCGCGGGACGGGAGCCCATCGACGCCGAGACCGCCCGTCGCCTGGCCGGCGGTACGGGGGCATGGGACCGGATCCTCACCGATCCGCTGTCGGGGCGAACGCTCGGCAGCGATCGGCGCCTCGCACCGCCCGATCTGCGCCGCTGGGTGCAGGCCCGCGACCAGCACTGCCGCTTCCCGGGTTGCACGGTCCCCGCGATCCGCTGCGAGATCGATCACGTGGTCGACTGGGCGAAGGGCGGCCGCACCGTCCCCGATAATCTGCAGGCGCTGTGTCAGCGCCATCACTCCATGAAGCAGTTCACGGGGTGGCGGGTGGCTCTGCGCGAGAGCGGCGTCGTGGCGTGGACCTCGCCCTTGGGAGAGACCTACACCGATGCTTCACCCGCACCCGCCGTCTCCTTCAGCGTCGACGAGCCGGAGCCCCCATGGGCAGACTCGGCGTGAGAACCGGGGCCCTCATCGCGGGCCGTCAGGGACGAACGGGAAGAGTCGCGGAGAGTGCCTCGATCATCCCCGTGGGATCCTGCCCCACCGGGATGAGGACGACAGTGCTCGCGCCGGCGTCGTGACGCCGGCGGATGCCGGCCCGTACCTCGTCGACCGCGCCCGACAGCGTCAACTCAGACACCCACTCCGGAGGCAGTGTCTGGGTGAAGACGTCGACGGGGAGATCCGCCGCATGCTGCAGAAGTTCCTGCGCGTACGGCAGCGGGAGAACATGGGGGCGCCAATCACTCTCGGCCAGCACGGCCAGCGCGGGTCGGACGATCTCCTGCGCCGCATCCGTCGTGTCGGCCACAGCCGCGAGATCGTAGGTGATCACGCGAGCCTCGACGTCGCCGATCTGCGCCAAGGCGTGAGCGATGTACTCGGGAGTGGCAGGCTCGGCGAGCACGACCCCGTCCGCGATCTCGCCGGCGGCAGCGAGCGACTTCGGCCCGCGCACGCCGAGCACGATCGGAGGAATGATGTCCGGGGTCTCGCTCAGCCGCAGCCCTCCGACCTCGACGTAGGTGCCGTGCTCCGGCGCCGGTGAGCCCTCCAGGAGCGCGCGGAGGGCGACGACGTACTCGCGGAGGAACGTCAGCGGCTTCTGCGGCCAGGCACCGACCGACGTCAGCCAGCCCGGCATGCCGTGACCGATGCCGACGACGAGGCGCCCAGGGTACAGCTGTGCGAGCGTGGCGATCTCCATCGCCG
Proteins encoded:
- a CDS encoding fatty acid desaturase family protein, with the translated sequence MVRETGLLRRAPWFYAVVGAALALAFGGAVTGFILLGDSWFQLLIAAALGLIFTQVAFLGHEAAHRQILATGPANDRLARVLIGIVGTSYSWWDSKHSRHHANPNRVGKDPDIELDTISFLDEDAASARGLRRLITRKQGWFFFPLLTLEGLNLHFLSVKHLLSRGPIKGRGIELALIGARFAVIFAAVFLVLPLGMAFAFLGVMFAVFGVYMGASFAPNHKGMPIIDPDAKLDFFSKQVRTSRNIRGGWWATALMGGLNYQVEHHLFPSMARPHLAKTREIVRDFCSANDVPYTETSLVRSYAIVIEYLNRVGLAAGDPFDCPVTAQYRRV
- a CDS encoding HNH endonuclease signature motif containing protein, with the translated sequence MAVSGFVGFSDAHQARLAEIARAAREADAALAATQARMSRVLAAAEDLARDVASSASGAARGREMAQRSIAAEIGAVLRLSDRTVQRRMGAAAELADDYPATLAAWEAGRIHAGHVRTITDAGAALPSERRSAFDVRALGVCESETPGRARRVLTMVAERLHPRSLTDRYVDAREMRGVSVAPLGNGMSHLGIDAPTVLVDGAYDRATRMARTLIDLRAQAIARVRDARATGTPIEPTDEILASDDRTMEQLRADIMADLLLTGDPAVGAALPGDGPGTLGAIRAHVQVVVPVLTLLTGDGAAEIAGREPIDAETARRLAGGTGAWDRILTDPLSGRTLGSDRRLAPPDLRRWVQARDQHCRFPGCTVPAIRCEIDHVVDWAKGGRTVPDNLQALCQRHHSMKQFTGWRVALRESGVVAWTSPLGETYTDASPAPAVSFSVDEPEPPWADSA
- a CDS encoding LLM class flavin-dependent oxidoreductase codes for the protein MPSATKNVGIMLPRDLPASEVLDFARRAEDAGFDEVWVVEDLGYRGGVAQAASVLAVTSRITVGVGILPAAVRNVAFAAMEIATLAQLYPGRLVVGIGHGMPGWLTSVGAWPQKPLTFLREYVVALRALLEGSPAPEHGTYVEVGGLRLSETPDIIPPIVLGVRGPKSLAAAGEIADGVVLAEPATPEYIAHALAQIGDVEARVITYDLAAVADTTDAAQEIVRPALAVLAESDWRPHVLPLPYAQELLQHAADLPVDVFTQTLPPEWVSELTLSGAVDEVRAGIRRRHDAGASTVVLIPVGQDPTGMIEALSATLPVRP